The Hyla sarda isolate aHylSar1 chromosome 2, aHylSar1.hap1, whole genome shotgun sequence genome includes the window TTTCGGTAGCCTCAGTTATAGGATGTGTTTACAGGGTATCGTGCCAAAGGAGGGGGCAAAAATACTGGATTTTtcataaaggagtactctggtttaCTAAAATGTGTCCCCTACCTAAGGGATAGGGGATGAGTATCTGATCGTGGTGGGTCCCCCGCAGACCCCCACCATCTCCTGCACAGTGCCTCTGCTCTCTGCATGAAAAGAGCTTTGTCGACCACAGCACAAAGTGGTGGtctacatgccccctccatgtttctctataggagagccagaaatacatgagcgctgtatgtccggctctcccatagagatgcatgcagGGGGCTTGTCAGCCTGCGCTTCATGCTGTGGTCAATACAGCTCCTTTCATGCAGAGAGCCAGGGCACCATGCAACATGTCGCGGGGGGTCTAGCCGCTCGGGCCCCCCACCATCAGACTTTTATCTTTTATCTCTATCCCTTGGATATTGGATACATAATAATATACCAGAATAATCCTTTAGCCTTGCTCTCATGGTAGAAAGCAATAAGTCCTGAGCATATTGTATTCACCGGTGACTGTGTCCTAGGTGAAATAAGCAGATAATTTACTGCCTGGGATGGCGCAGATCCAATAAAACGCTTCACCATAGACTATAAGTCTTCTCTATGGTCAAGTGCCTATTAGCTGAGGGTCCTGGTTAGCGGCTATGTATTTCTCACAGGGGATGAGGCTGCCAACCTGTGACTAAGTGACATACTTCTTATATAAGATGCTTGAATAAGTAACATGAGATCACCTGGTTACAGTACTGAGGAGCTGCAGTATTGCTCAGCTGCCAGCTTGTCGGCTTTTTATGATTCTTGACAACCCACCTGCTGCTAAATGTCCAGtgaagtgattcccaaccggggtgcctccagctttggcaaatctacaactcccagcatgccagacagccaaatgctgtggtagttttgcaacagctggaggcactccaattggaaaacactggtccagTGAAACACTAATGTAAAGGAACAAGGTATCCTTTCCGCTGAGTTGTCTTCTTCAGAGCTGATGCTTGGATGCAGAGATCCTCAGAGGATCATAAACAACCAAATGACACCCACTAAAGTGCAGATATCTCTTCATCCATAGAGATGAGGCCTCCTTGTTGCTGTAACACCTCTTATATAGCTGTTGGTTGAACAAGGTGGCTTTTCCTCCAAACTCCCCAGTATACCTGAATGTTCaggtaaggctaagttcacacctgTGTAGGAGCTCCATTGCACATCAAACATCACCGTACCTCAACTGATTCCATTGTCTCAACATCACAATCGCTTGGGACCCCTTGGCCTGTTGGGACAGTTGGGACCCCTTTGGCCTTTTTCGAAGGATAGGGCATCAACATTCAGAGGATTGATAAATCGCAGCGATACCCCTCTGATCAAATGAATGCAGTAGGATTGTGCCCCCAAGTGAACAAAGCATACCTGGTGTGGATGGCCAGCGCCCCATTCATTCTCTGAGTACTGAGCTCTGCAAGGTTCTGAAACcccatagagagtgaatggagcacTGGCAATGTGGTTGCTGTGGCTTTATTTATTCAGAGAATAACAAAGATTAGCAAGGATCTCAGTGGTCAAATCAGTCCGTGAGTTACCCCCATCTTTTAAATCGCGGGaggtctgatcactgggacccctgtgatctcctgcccagcTCCCAGGAGTGACCACCGTGCGGTGTGGGGGTAGACATGCCCCCTCTgtgcatctttatgggagagccagagatacacaagtACAGCACTCgtttatctctggctctcccattgaCAGTACATAGAGGAGGCATGTCTGCCACCACCACCACTTCGTGCACAAGGAGAGCCGATGTTCTGAACAAAAATCTTCAGAACATTGGGGCAGGGTGGGTTTGGTTGCGAGCCtgttgggaacccctgcgatcagatgtTTATCTTCTATCCTGTGGCTAGGAAATAACAAGTAAAGTACAGAAGTTCCCTTTTAATTTAAGAGGTATTCTTGATTCtgaaagtttacattttttttttcccttctttatTTTCATTAAGAGAATTAATTATCAATAGTTATCTTAAAGCCTACATACCCTCAGTACGCTTGGTCTATTAAAAGGTGTGATGCAATGGACTTTGCTTGAACAAAAATGATATCTCTGGGACTTAATTCGCCCTCATATAGgaacctgggattcccagccagtctctaaAGCTAATATTGGagaaagaaatcccggcactcactgttATCTTCTGTCAAGCGTTGTGTTTATTTACACGGTGCTAAATACAAAGGACGCAAGCCTTACTCAGACTGACATGCCGCATGTTAGTCTGAGTAAGACTTGGGCCGAAACGCATCCTATGTATTTAGCACCTTGTAAATAAACACACAATGTTTGGCACAAGATAACAGTGAGTGCCAGGATTTCTTTCTCCAATTGTTCAGTAACTGTCCTCGTGCACCACTAATAGAACCAGAGTGCCGACCCTTCCCACGTCTCTAAAGCTAATATTTGCTGGGCCTTATTCTGTGTAATACTGCCATCTGACCAGAGACGGTCTGTGCTTTCTTAGCTCTATGTGCATGATCTCATTGGATTGCAGACTAATGGACCAGGACTCGTACACATAACATGTAAGAGAATGTCCAGCACCATCTCGTGAAAAGGAACTTCTAAATTTGGTTGTCATGGGAAACAGGAACTCAAGCAATGAGACGTGTTTCGCCCCGCAGGGGTGAGAAGTTCCTTTTCACGAGTTGGCACTGGACATTCTTCTTCTTCTCTATAACTTCTGCTAAAGCACTACCTGTATGCTTGCTGCTGCATGGTTTCCATAACTTCAGACTTTCAGAAACCTAGCAGGGTGAGCTgcaccccatcccccccccccccacgcacacatacacacacacacagatacacaatcTCTCGACAGGCGCCCCCGCTTACTGCATGAAACGAGCAttttcgaccaccgcacgaagcgtcgGCCGACATGCccactccatgcagttctatggcagagccggagattgccgaatgcagcgctcccatagagctgcatgaagggggcgtgtcggccgctgcttcgtgcggtagtCGAAAAGGCTTGTTTCATGCAGTGAGCCGGGGCGCTGGCTGGGAAattgcgggggggccccagcagtcggcccttaggatgggggataagttgttacatcccagagttatccttTCGACGTACGcggattttttgctgcagatttcaatgtaaactaaatgactgagcacagcttctaatcagcagtaacaaatctgcgcaggatcctgtgcgTGTGAACGGGAGTTGTTGAAATGGCACAATACAGCCAGGTCTTTGTATAGGTGCGGTCATGGAAAGTAAGCCATAAATAGCTGAAATGCCAATGAGCCTTTAATGTTGCACTCTAGGGGTCACAACACCACAATGACACCAAAAGATTGGCGTTAAACTGCATAATTTGAGTTTTAGAATACCTTTTATGTAGGCAACACATTTAGAACCAAAGTATTTGAGGTGTATGCATTGCTTCATGGATCTACTGAAGACATCCATTTATTTTACTGAGAATGTTTCTTTTAGTGGACTGATTGTCTGCTTTCTTAAGTTCACTCCTCAATGCGTTTATTTTTCTCCAGTTATTGGGTAAATCTACTTCATATTGTGATAATTTATTACATTGTCTCTCAGAATGATTAAATCTCTCAAATCTTTTTAAACAAgtgtctttctttcctttttttggcAGGGGATACTACACAGAAGATGAGATCTGCTCAGCATCCTACTCCTGCAGAATTGGATGCCTATGCTAAGACGGTTGCCAACAATCCCTTGACAATAAAAATCTTTCCAAACAGTGTAAAGGTTCCTCAAAGGAAGCATATCCGCCGCACCGTGAACGGACTGGATACATCAGGCCAACGTTACAGTCCGTACCCTTCGCAGGTCAGCACAAAGACAGGACTCTTGGCCATTGTCAAGTCCCCAGCTAAAAGTGTTTTAAAAGGCTTTGACGGTGCCCGTGCCCGCCTTTTGCCAGACTCTATGATGAATCCCCCTTCTGCTCCATATGTTGCACCTAGCACTTTAAACCACCCTCAGAGGCTGACACGCCCCCAGCAAGCTCTTCAGCACGCGCAGGCCCTGCAGCATGCTCAGAGCATGCAACAGCAGACTTTGTCACACTCGCAGAGCCTGCCTCCTGGACTGCAGCACCCACAAAGCTTACCACACCCTCAGACGATGCAGCACCCACAGGGCCTGCCACAGGGGCTGCAGCATTCTCAGGGTCTGCAGAATTCGCAGAGTATATCCCAGCAACAGGCTCTTCAGCATCCACAAAGCGTGCAACACACGCAAGGTGTGCAGCATACACAGAGTATGCCACAGGCACTGCATCATGCGCAGGGACTTCCACAGACGATACCACGACAGCAGAGCATGTCACAGGCTCTGCAGCACCAACAgaacctcccacaggtcctgcaGCACTCTCAGAATATGTCTCAAGCGCTGCAGCACACACAGGGAATGCAGCATCCGCAGAACATGGGGTCTCAACATTCGCAAAGCCTGCCCCAACAGCCTGCATTACAGCATGCCCCTGGAGTAAGCCACCAGACTCTGCCACACCCTGCCAACAACATTCTGCAGCCAGGTTTACATGGAACACGAAAACTGCCTGATGCAGATGCCCCTCCGAATGTGACAGTGTCTACCTCAACTATTCCTCTTTCTATGGCTGCAACCTTGCAGCAAAATAGACCACCAGACCTTGGAAGCATTGTGCACCAGATAAACCAGTTTTGTCAGGCCAGGGCTGGCATAGGCACTACCTCTGTATGTGAGGGCCAGATAGCCAATCCTAGTCCTATCAGTCGTAACCTGCTTATCAATGCAAGTACCAGGGTTTCCACTCACAGCATCCCCATGCCTTCATGTGTTGGAACATCTGTAGAtcatgctgctgcagctgctattTCCTCTGCCGCCTCGGGGAATGTCCCCATGGTGAACATGAGCAGAGTGCCTGCTTCGTATCCTGGTGATCTTAAACCCATGACATGGAACCAACATCAGCTTGCACATCTGCAACAAATGTGTGGCGATTCGGGTGGTCCTTCTGGGAAACACGCTCAGAGAGAAATTGCTGCCCAGGGCTTTCCTGGTAAGCAGACCCCTTACCAACAAGAACTGTGCATGGGCCAGTCTTTTGGCTTAAAACCCCCAATTGAAAAACCTACTCCTTCCCCTCCAGTGAATGGATTGCCGGGTCCCTTGCCATATACCAATGGACACTATTTTCAGCCCATATGGAATAACATTTTGCCTACTCCAAACAGCGACAGTTCGGGATCACAGGACCTTACCATGCCTTTCCATGGAGCACAGGCAGCCGGTGCACCCTTGGATTGTGCTGGGAATGCTCACTATAGAGGCGTTGGGGGAGGATCCTCCAACCAGAACAGCTTGATGCAGACCATGGATTACCTAACTGGAGGGGACTTTCAGCAGTCCTGCTTCAGAGATCAGAGCATGGCTCCACATGCAAAGATTCAAAGATCCCAAATGAGTAGAGCCCCTGAGTCAGCTGATAGTCGAAGTATTCACATTCAGCATCCAGGGTATAGGTAGGCGCCAGTCACTTTGCTACCGAGAGGATTTAGTCTTTATTGATAAGCAAGGCTCTTGTATCCTCTTCAGTCTGCAAACTTCGTGTGATCATTATATGCAAAGCAAGCCGGACGGTGCTGTAATTCACAAGATCTCGTACTTGCTCTGTACTTCtttaatttaataattttttttattttttttgggtggcAGTAGTTGAGAAGACGGTTGCGGGTCTGTTCCTTAGTAGCTTCTCAGCACTGATGGGCTTTAAAATGCTGCTTTATTTCAGTCTTGGGAACACTAAGCCCTAAGAAGTGTGGTATCTCTCCCCAGTttttatttaactccttaacccccAACCTTTTCTTTGGGCTTTAGAGGTTGACTAATCAACTTTTCCTAATTTGAATAAGTTGCTTCTCTGAATCCTCTGCATCCGTGTACGTCTGGTTATAGCTTAGTGCCATTGTGCAACAGGAAACGGAATGCGTTGAAATTGATCACTGGATACATGCAGGATTTTGAGAAAGAAGTACTGTTTTATGCTTTCACaggattttctttttgttttatagAACAGTATTGTTAGGTCTTTATGCTAAGAGCCCAAAGGTCCTTATGGTTTACAATAAGTCCCTTGTATTGTTTATTTAGCGTTTATTCCGCTTTGAATTAAaagtaacttttttcttttcagaatttcagttaaagggggttatccaggaaaaaactttttttatatatatatatatatatatatatatatatatatatatatatatatatactggctccagagagttaaacagatttgtaaattacttctattaaaaaatcttaatcctttcagtacttatgagcttctgaagttaaggttgttcttttctaagtgctctctgatgacacgtgtctcgaaccgcccagtttagaagcaaatccccatagcaaacctcttctaaactgggcggttcccgagacacgtgtcatcagagagcacttagacagaaaagaacaaccttaatcctttcagtacttatgagcttctgaagttaaggttgttcttttctgtctaagtgctctctgatgacacgtgtctcgggaaccgcccagtttagaagcaaatccccatagcaaacctcttctaaactgagcggttcccgagacacgtgtcatcagagagcacttagacagaaaagaacaaccttaatcctttcagtacttatgagcttctgaagttaagatgtttttaatagaagtaaatctgtttcactttctggagccagttgagatagatagatatatatctatcctatctaagttttttcctggataaccactttaagtattaatcAATTGGTTTTCAGAGCGGTGGTGGTGTGCGCGCTAAGGCAGTTTGGTTACCTTTTTGATAtgtcatctatttttttttttgatatgtataGGCTAGCTGCTGTAGTGCCTTATATCAGTCTCATGGAACATCACCATGTTCTATTTATTGTTAGTTCTGGTTGCAAATATCATTTGAATAttctatcagtggtctccaacctgcggacctccagctgttgctaaactacaactcccagcatgcccggacagccgttggctgtccgggcatgctgggagttgtaatttagcaacatctggaggtccgcaggttggagaccactgttctatatggaccaggagatgttttttttttttctccaatttaGGCCTGTATGCCCGTCACATGTGCTAGTCtctactgcagacccctctggccTTCTCATTTTGCTTCCTTTACGGCAGAATGCTTATAGGTATCGGGCTGCCAAAGAATATGCATGAAAATAGTAGTGTGCATTAGGAGAGTGAACAGTAACTTTGCTTTTTTCTGACTTCCCTATGTCAACACTGCTTGGCTGTAGGGTTCTAAAGGTGCCTGAGGAGAATGTATGATCTCTGCAGTTCAGGCCCCTAAATAAGATTGCAGATGGGCGTAAGACATGAACCTGATCATGTTTTCTGtatttttcttgttttatttttagaAAACTGCAACGAGAttcatactttattttttttattttttttttattttcatttttttaattcgaTGTTTTGTAGGAGTTACCCAGCCTTAGAAAAACAGAACTttagtttctttaaaaaaaaaaaaaaactgcaccataTTTCTTTGCTATTATGTGTGTGAttttgcagctctgctccattgaaatgaatagaacaatgtaatgccacacacaacctgcagacaGGGGGTGGTGCTGCTTTTGGAAGAAGTTAGCTCTGGCTTTCTACAACTGGGTAAGGGTATgttcgccgctgaaattccgcagtgtgaccgggtttcgcggaagacccattcacactgatggtaatgttcactgtgtGGGCTTTTACTCGcgggattccgcagtgtgaacgtacccttactctCTACTAACTTTTTGTATAGTGATCTTCTGTGGCATGAAGAAGATACAGAAGCATGGCAGCTCAATCTAAACCCTTTCCATCAatttagaacattttttttatattttaaataggTTGTCTCGTATTGAACTATTTCCTGAACACATGGCCGAACAGACATCAATACTTTATCCATATTAATTTGGAGGCACGGTCTTAGTTATAAAATGTGAATTTACTCggcatatttgggggggggggtgaaacatTCCCTCTTTTAACTATTACAGAACTTTTCACTTCATCTTTGTCCTCAGATCCAATctcttggttaaaaaaaaaaaaagaaaattatttgaaCACCTTTTTATAAATCGGAGTTTGAAAATGAAACTTACAGTGCAGAATTCCTGACTCAGAGCCTACACATggagtcattttttattttattttttttattatttttttgggggtcaGGTAGGTGGGAAGAGCTAAAATAACCTGTGTTTACCTTTTCCTTTCTCCCATGCTGCCACTGTGCTCCTGGTACCCTGGTCCCACTGTACGTTGCTTCTAGGTTAGGAGGCAGCACGTGGATAGGCCTGCAGCTGTGTCCTAGGCCAGTGATTTGATTTAGTGGGCATATCCACGTACCGACCATGAACGTGCGCAGGACCAGGTACCATATGAATGAAAGCAGTGAGAGAGCCAAAGTCAAGTAAGGTAATTTTACCTCTTGCCCACCATCGTGAGCATAATAaactataaaacatttagatctaTGTATCAACAAGGTGTTAaagtagagcatacagcagtttagAGCTGGCAGGCCCATATAGATAAGAGTCCATACTTAAATAATACTTAAGATAAAAGTTGTTGAAGGTCGTTGCAAGTgcccagagcagtgtttcccaacctgggtgcctccagatgttgcaaaactacaactctcagcatgcctggacagcctttggctgtccaggcatgctgggagttgtagttttgcaacacctggaagcaccctggtcgggaaacactcaCCCAGAGGGTTGTCTTAGGTGCTCAGAGcactatgtattaaaggggtactccggtgaaaaccttttttttcttttaaatcaactggtgccagaaagttaaacatatttgtaaattacttctattaaaaaaaatcctaatccttccagtactacttagctgctaaatgctacagaggaaattcctttcttttttggaacactgatgacatcatgagcacagtgctctctgatgacatctctgtccattttagcaaccgtgcatagcagttgTATGTTAAGGTCAGCATTGTGGCTTAGTGGtttgcactgctgccttgcagcgctggggttttgggttcaaatcccactaaggacaacaataaataaagacttattattattataataacgtcagcagagagaactgtgctcgtgatgtcatcagagagcattccaaaaagaaaagaatttcctctgtagtattcagcagctaattagtacaggaaggattaagattttttttaatagtagtaatgtaaaaatctgtttaactttccggagccagttgatttaaaagaaaaaaggttttcaccggagtacccctttaagagcattcCTGGCGCTTTTAGCTATGAATGACAGCTCAAGTCTCCTGATTGGACTCGGCACTTTCGGGGCAGGATCTTAAACTGCTTTTGTCTTGGTCATCTAGGTTGCATGGCGGAGATATCAGGTATGTATGGACTCCTTGACCTCTGTATGAGTGTTTTTGGTAAGCTCAGACTTGCTGACAGGTCTGCTTTTAACATTTTCCTGGCTGTTTGCAGCAAAAAATTGGGGTATAATGCATATTGTGAAGTCCcaagacttaaagggatactcccgtggaaatatatatatattttttttaatcaactggtgccagaatgttacagatttgtaaattactcctattaaaaaaatcttaatctttccagtacttattaactgctgaatactacagaggaaatggttttctttttggaacacagtgctctctgctgacatcatgtccacagtgctctctgctgacatcatgtccacagtgctctctgctgacatctctgtccattttaggaactgtccagagcagcatgtgtttgttatgggaattttctcttactctggacagttgttaaaggagatgtcgggcgcagactttttctattccttcctgcccgggctgcaaaaagacaaaacaaactttcacttacctccatatgttcccctggagctccgcaacagctgatcagttGGCCGgactgtttacttcctacttcctttagccccgtacgtcacacggcgcttcagcctatcaccggacattgctgcggccggtgataggctgaagcgctgtgtgacataccaggctaaaggaagtaggaagcagacagcccgaccgatcagctgttgcggagctctgggggaacatatggaggtaagtgaaagtttgttttgtctttttttgcagcccgggcaggacggaataggAATAAGTCTGCGCCCGACATctcctttaaaatggacagagatgtcagcagggagctctgtgttccaaaaaggaaaccatttcctctgtagtattcagcagctaataagtactggaaggattaagatttaatagaagtaatttacaaatctgtttaactttctggcaccagttgatttaaaaaaaaatttttttccacgggagtacccctttaatacagtacGATATACGCTTCCCCTTGCGGTGGCTGCTTACACATTGGCAcagatttatcaaattgtgtgagAGAGAATAAACGGAGAggttttcccacagcgaccaatcacagctcagctaatgggctctggtaaagtgaaagctgagctgtgattggttgctgtgggaaaagcaCAAAGCTTGATAAATATGGGCAATTATCTTTTAAATCTGTTGCATAAAAAGTAATCCAACTGCTGTAAAGAAATGGATTGATCAGAGCATGGAGTGAAAAGATGGGCGTTCATAGCCTACCCCCTACATTTACCCTGTCCTTCATTACACCGGATTATAGTGGATACACAGGCGGTGCTCATTTGTTTCTATAGCAATACAATATATAAAACAGTAtatccttaaagggctactctgctgaaaacatcttatcccgtatgcaAAGGTATAGGTGATATGGTGTTGAATCgcggcgggggagggggggagggtcccgccgctggggaccccctgcgatctctgctgcgttACCCCTCcgctccatgcccgatgactggcgatgccagctGCCACACCGCCTCCATTCACGTCTGTGGGAGGAGGCGTAGAGCTATGCACTagcggtcacaccccctcccatagacataaatggaggtggCGTGAGGTCATAAAGGTGGAACCTGAAAGCTTTCGTGTTCCAGACGCCGCCGCTGCCGGTCTGGAGATCGCTGAGGTCCCGccgcttggataggggataagatattttcagcagagtacccctttaagtagcagtCTCTTATCTGCCTTTTGGACCAGCACCCTCACAATGGGCTCTTGTTTTAGGATTGATTGACCCAGTAGGTGGGTTTCTAAACCTTTTTAGTACACTGCATCATTCTTTTAAGCGATGTAAGATAATAATCAGGGAACGTGTTAGACTTAACGTGACATTACAACATACCTGCTAAGACTTTATTGTGGCCGCTAGTGGCTGAACTACCATTTGTATTACACTGTCTACAATTGATGCAGCTGGTTTATGCATATCGACGTGGCGGTGTCTCGTTATGAATTGTGATCTATTTTTCTTTaagcacttacattttttttctacattaagGTGTTCTGTAATGCCTGCCATCATAAGATTGTATTCAGAGGTGGCAGGTTTGTTTCCAAAACTTGTGCACTTGAATCACTTCCATTGATCTGTATAGAATagtcatacaatttttttttttttttttttttttttttttgcaaggaaTCTGCTTTGTGAATATTCTCACAGGGTCAGTTCACATgcccttattttttatttttttttgctgcagattttgctacccattgaagtctatgggcggcaaaatctgctgcagcagagaGAAGTATGTgtgacccttaggctatgttcacacgcgtgaatgtctgcatggaaaatttCCGTGTGGGTATTCCCTGACAGCTGAGAGACTGGTTAATAGAAACCACCCCACTCATGTTGTGAGGCATTATATACCTAGCAGCCAATGGATTTATAGTTGTTTATCTCAGTTTGATTGGCTCCTCTCCGAGCAGACAAGTGAAGAAAACCAATTGGTAGCTGTCAGGCAGTCACATTCCACCAGCTTTATAAGTCAGATTTCTAGAAATTAAAATTTAGAGAACCTTTTCAATTACCCTGGTGGTTGCATTTTTTTATGGCTTACATGTAAACAATTTTATAGAATAGTGGTGCAGATGATATTTTGTGTTCTTGGGCctttttagggcacattcactCCCCATTTTGTGCCTCTGAGGGCTGGATCCAACAGGAGAATCTTAAAGTGTACtataaacaaaaactttttatataatgtagataacaccattatatgtatgtttgtaatatacattgatttaaaaatatgtatatttttccctgcagctattgtctgtgtgtctctaggagtccaaatacaggaagtgagggtggacaagcagggctctgtgcagtgagactgACATGCTAcgggctcatacatcaggatgattgacaagccaggatcccgcacagatccctgcttgtcctgtcctcacctcctgtatttggactcctcacaggcaatagctgcagggacagcactttttcgcccataaatacacacactttttaaccaatgtattttacaaatatacatataattgtattatctacattatatgaaaagtgTTTGACGACAGGCACAGGGTACAATACATGCTGCCGCGGGCATCCGATCATCCTcatc containing:
- the FAM222B gene encoding protein FAM222B isoform X6, with the translated sequence MNTGLQKWDTTQKMRSAQHPTPAELDAYAKTVANNPLTIKIFPNSVKVPQRKHIRRTVNGLDTSGQRYSPYPSQVSTKTGLLAIVKSPAKSVLKGFDGARARLLPDSMMNPPSAPYVAPSTLNHPQRLTRPQQALQHAQALQHAQSMQQQTLSHSQSLPPGLQHPQSLPHPQTMQHPQGLPQGLQHSQGLQNSQSISQQQALQHPQSVQHTQGVQHTQSMPQALHHAQGLPQTIPRQQSMSQALQHQQNLPQVLQHSQNMSQALQHTQGMQHPQNMGSQHSQSLPQQPALQHAPGVSHQTLPHPANNILQPGLHGTRKLPDADAPPNVTVSTSTIPLSMAATLQQNRPPDLGSIVHQINQFCQARAGIGTTSVCEGQIANPSPISRNLLINASTRVSTHSIPMPSCVGTSVDHAAAAAISSAASGNVPMVNMSRVPASYPGDLKPMTWNQHQLAHLQQMCGDSGGPSGKHAQREIAAQGFPGKQTPYQQELCMGQSFGLKPPIEKPTPSPPVNGLPGPLPYTNGHYFQPIWNNILPTPNSDSSGSQDLTMPFHGAQAAGAPLDCAGNAHYRGVGGGSSNQNSLMQTMDYLTGGDFQQSCFRDQSMAPHAKIQRSQMSRAPESADSRSIHIQHPGYRYLP
- the FAM222B gene encoding protein FAM222B isoform X3, encoding MRSAQHPTPAELDAYAKTVANNPLTIKIFPNSVKVPQRKHIRRTVNGLDTSGQRYSPYPSQVSTKTGLLAIVKSPAKSVLKGFDGARARLLPDSMMNPPSAPYVAPSTLNHPQRLTRPQQALQHAQALQHAQSMQQQTLSHSQSLPPGLQHPQSLPHPQTMQHPQGLPQGLQHSQGLQNSQSISQQQALQHPQSVQHTQGVQHTQSMPQALHHAQGLPQTIPRQQSMSQALQHQQNLPQVLQHSQNMSQALQHTQGMQHPQNMGSQHSQSLPQQPALQHAPGVSHQTLPHPANNILQPGLHGTRKLPDADAPPNVTVSTSTIPLSMAATLQQNRPPDLGSIVHQINQFCQARAGIGTTSVCEGQIANPSPISRNLLINASTRVSTHSIPMPSCVGTSVDHAAAAAISSAASGNVPMVNMSRVPASYPGDLKPMTWNQHQLAHLQQMCGDSGGPSGKHAQREIAAQGFPGKQTPYQQELCMGQSFGLKPPIEKPTPSPPVNGLPGPLPYTNGHYFQPIWNNILPTPNSDSSGSQDLTMPFHGAQAAGAPLDCAGNAHYRGVGGGSSNQNSLMQTMDYLTGGDFQQSCFRDQSMAPHAKIQRSQMSRAPESADSRSIHIQHPGYSCFYFLFPDTFLDKSKDPALFNICTSLLKGVLN
- the FAM222B gene encoding protein FAM222B isoform X7, whose protein sequence is MNTGLQKWDTTQKMRSAQHPTPAELDAYAKTVANNPLTIKIFPNSVKVPQRKHIRRTVNGLDTSGQRYSPYPSQVSTKTGLLAIVKSPAKSVLKGFDGARARLLPDSMMNPPSAPYVAPSTLNHPQRLTRPQQALQHAQALQHAQSMQQQTLSHSQSLPPGLQHPQSLPHPQTMQHPQGLPQGLQHSQGLQNSQSISQQQALQHPQSVQHTQGVQHTQSMPQALHHAQGLPQTIPRQQSMSQALQHQQNLPQVLQHSQNMSQALQHTQGMQHPQNMGSQHSQSLPQQPALQHAPGVSHQTLPHPANNILQPGLHGTRKLPDADAPPNVTVSTSTIPLSMAATLQQNRPPDLGSIVHQINQFCQARAGIGTTSVCEGQIANPSPISRNLLINASTRVSTHSIPMPSCVGTSVDHAAAAAISSAASGNVPMVNMSRVPASYPGDLKPMTWNQHQLAHLQQMCGDSGGPSGKHAQREIAAQGFPGKQTPYQQELCMGQSFGLKPPIEKPTPSPPVNGLPGPLPYTNGHYFQPIWNNILPTPNSDSSGSQDLTMPFHGAQAAGAPLDCAGNAHYRGVGGGSSNQNSLMQTMDYLTGGDFQQSCFRDQSMAPHAKIQRSQMSRAPESADSRSIHIQHPGYR